In Prosthecochloris sp. GSB1, the following proteins share a genomic window:
- a CDS encoding pentapeptide repeat-containing protein, with amino-acid sequence MKRTFILVMLALLLSGPSSRTARAFDAGQLQTLLSGVGKWNSMRAEQPATAIDLERANLEDAELDNADLNNARLAGARLEGAKLRKANLRNAALPHARLSRATLADADLSGANLVRADMSKAFMKQANMKDCNLSMADFRFTNLEGANLVGASLEKALLYEANLANSDLRGANFSGAELLKQANLKGARLSNNTVLPSGERATRLWASLNDARYSEETERPTVSMPTETPALTILKTVKTSHGATGVPARTEPEKMREQMPELLHAEDVETWNAMRNRNPEIKTEMPGENLDDARLEGADMRGAAMAGSKMDGADFDRADFSDANLSGTSWKRADLMETRFRNANLSGANFEKAFMKNADLENADLTGAILQGARLQGANLRNANLENASLFETDLTGADLRGADLEGVRLFQTVLDRAVLSARTVLPSGEKATSSWAVMKGAHFEGRE; translated from the coding sequence ATGAAACGAACGTTCATTCTCGTCATGCTGGCCCTGCTTCTCTCGGGCCCGTCCAGCCGAACCGCCCGAGCCTTCGATGCCGGACAGCTGCAAACGCTCCTTTCCGGCGTCGGGAAATGGAACTCGATGAGAGCAGAGCAGCCCGCGACGGCAATCGATCTCGAACGGGCGAACCTTGAGGACGCGGAACTCGACAACGCCGACCTGAACAACGCCCGCCTTGCGGGAGCCCGCCTCGAAGGGGCCAAACTCAGGAAAGCGAACCTCCGCAACGCAGCCTTGCCCCATGCAAGGCTTTCCAGGGCGACACTCGCCGACGCCGATCTTTCGGGAGCGAATCTCGTCAGGGCCGACATGAGCAAAGCGTTCATGAAACAGGCGAACATGAAAGACTGCAACCTGTCCATGGCGGATTTTCGCTTTACGAACCTCGAAGGCGCGAATCTTGTGGGAGCGAGCCTCGAAAAGGCTCTTCTCTATGAAGCGAACCTGGCAAACAGCGACCTGAGGGGAGCGAACTTCTCCGGAGCCGAACTGCTGAAGCAGGCCAACCTCAAGGGAGCGAGGCTCTCGAACAACACCGTTCTTCCTTCAGGTGAACGGGCAACCAGGCTCTGGGCGTCTCTGAACGATGCGCGGTATTCGGAGGAAACCGAACGGCCGACGGTATCGATGCCGACGGAAACACCGGCTCTCACGATCCTGAAAACCGTGAAAACCTCGCATGGCGCGACAGGGGTTCCCGCGAGGACCGAGCCTGAAAAAATGCGGGAACAGATGCCGGAACTGCTCCATGCGGAAGATGTGGAAACATGGAACGCCATGCGCAACCGCAACCCTGAAATCAAAACCGAGATGCCCGGCGAAAACCTCGACGACGCCAGGCTGGAAGGCGCCGACATGCGCGGCGCGGCCATGGCGGGCTCGAAAATGGACGGCGCCGACTTCGACAGGGCGGATTTCAGCGACGCCAACCTTTCCGGCACCTCCTGGAAACGGGCCGACCTCATGGAAACCCGTTTCCGTAACGCGAATCTCTCCGGAGCGAATTTCGAAAAAGCCTTCATGAAAAACGCCGATCTCGAAAACGCCGATCTGACCGGAGCGATCTTGCAGGGAGCGCGGCTTCAGGGCGCGAATTTGCGGAACGCGAACCTCGAAAACGCCAGCCTGTTCGAAACCGATCTCACCGGAGCCGACCTGAGAGGAGCCGATCTCGAGGGCGTCAGGCTGTTTCAAACCGTGCTCGACCGGGCGGTGCTGTCTGCCCGAACCGTACTTCCCTCCGGCGAAAAAGCCACCTCCTCCTGGGCGGTCATGAAAGGAGCGCACTTCGAGGGTCGGGAATAA
- a CDS encoding CPXCG motif-containing cysteine-rich protein yields the protein MKSAVIQCPYCGALNETLIDCSVEPPEEYVEDCEVCCGPMVLRVLSVVEEVPVVEVRRENE from the coding sequence ATGAAGAGTGCGGTAATCCAGTGCCCGTATTGCGGCGCGCTGAACGAGACGCTCATAGACTGTTCGGTCGAACCGCCCGAAGAGTACGTGGAGGATTGCGAGGTCTGCTGCGGTCCGATGGTGCTGAGGGTGCTGTCCGTGGTCGAGGAGGTGCCGGTCGTCGAGGTAAGGAGGGAGAACGAATAG
- a CDS encoding glycosyltransferase family 4 protein: MKTPLNTPERFPANEGKTAMRIVYDHQIFCLQPFGGISRYFASLAGECRMMGEETGVFAPLHKNAYLDELPDGIVHGRRLERYPPKSRPMMLGINRLLSKKTVAAWRPHLVHETYYSVSGIAPPGCPTIVTVYDMIHERFREHFAKRDRTSKRKRTAVERAEHVICISENTKHDLIERFGVRSDKVSVVHLGFSLFDGNPEPANDPHSPRRPFLLHVGIRKGYKNFSTLLRAVASSPRLRSDFDIVAFGSGPFNPGEAALLSKLGFREGQVRHAGGSDAELAACYRSAAAFVYPSLYEGFGLPPLEAMSLRCPVVSSNTSAMPEIVGDAGEYFDPSSAENMAEAIERVVYSPERSLELTELGNKRIRRFTWKRCAEKTIDIYRKIADGK; this comes from the coding sequence GTGAAGACGCCTCTCAATACCCCGGAGCGTTTCCCGGCAAACGAAGGAAAAACAGCCATGCGCATCGTCTACGACCACCAGATCTTCTGCCTGCAGCCTTTCGGAGGAATTTCACGCTACTTCGCAAGCCTTGCCGGAGAATGCCGCATGATGGGAGAGGAAACGGGCGTTTTCGCTCCGCTGCACAAGAACGCCTATCTCGACGAACTGCCGGACGGCATCGTGCACGGCCGTCGTCTTGAACGATACCCCCCGAAAAGCCGCCCGATGATGCTTGGCATCAATCGCCTGCTGTCGAAAAAAACAGTCGCCGCATGGCGGCCGCATCTCGTCCATGAAACCTATTATTCGGTTTCCGGCATCGCCCCTCCGGGTTGTCCGACGATAGTGACGGTCTACGACATGATCCACGAACGCTTCAGGGAGCATTTCGCAAAGCGCGACAGAACCTCGAAACGCAAGCGTACCGCTGTCGAACGGGCGGAGCATGTCATCTGCATATCGGAAAACACGAAACACGACCTGATCGAACGTTTCGGCGTCCGGAGCGATAAGGTTTCCGTGGTGCATCTCGGCTTCAGCCTTTTCGACGGAAACCCGGAACCGGCAAACGATCCGCATTCCCCACGCCGCCCTTTTTTGCTTCACGTCGGCATCCGTAAAGGGTACAAGAATTTTTCGACCCTGCTGCGCGCGGTCGCGTCATCCCCCCGCCTGCGGTCGGATTTCGACATCGTGGCCTTCGGCAGCGGCCCTTTCAACCCGGGCGAAGCGGCACTGCTGTCGAAACTGGGCTTCAGGGAGGGACAGGTGCGCCACGCCGGAGGAAGCGACGCCGAGCTCGCTGCCTGCTACCGGTCGGCAGCCGCGTTCGTCTACCCTTCCCTCTACGAGGGGTTCGGCCTGCCGCCGCTCGAAGCCATGTCACTCCGCTGCCCGGTGGTCAGCAGCAACACGAGCGCCATGCCGGAAATCGTCGGTGACGCCGGGGAGTACTTCGACCCCTCATCCGCCGAAAACATGGCCGAAGCCATCGAACGCGTGGTCTATTCACCTGAAAGAAGCCTCGAACTGACTGAACTCGGCAACAAAAGAATACGGCGCTTTACCTGGAAACGCTGCGCTGAAAAAACCATCGATATCTACCGGAAAATCGCCGATGGAAAGTAA
- a CDS encoding septal ring lytic transglycosylase RlpA family protein yields MNRDKGLTRLAFLPALALLLLLQLTGCQTSSQYSSINTTVPLSDNGRANGNSQPEHEALAAAGIDNLEQSLGKLFLTDEGKASYYADYFHGRLTANGERFDMNDLTAAHKSLPFGSMVRVTNLANGKKVIVRINDRGPFVRGRIIDLSLEAAKEIGLLKKGVTKVRLEAFEGETGTS; encoded by the coding sequence ATGAACCGTGATAAAGGATTGACCCGACTTGCATTTCTTCCCGCGCTGGCGCTGCTGTTGCTTCTGCAACTGACCGGCTGCCAGACCAGCTCGCAGTATTCGTCCATCAATACAACCGTTCCACTCAGCGATAACGGCCGCGCAAACGGCAACAGCCAGCCGGAGCACGAAGCGCTTGCTGCCGCCGGCATCGACAACCTCGAACAATCGCTGGGGAAACTGTTTCTGACCGATGAGGGAAAAGCGTCATACTATGCGGACTACTTCCACGGCAGGCTCACCGCCAACGGCGAGCGTTTTGACATGAACGACCTGACCGCGGCGCACAAATCGCTGCCGTTCGGTTCCATGGTCCGGGTAACCAATCTCGCCAACGGCAAGAAGGTTATCGTGCGTATCAACGACCGTGGTCCTTTCGTCAGGGGAAGGATCATCGACCTCTCCCTCGAAGCAGCCAAGGAAATCGGGCTGTTGAAAAAAGGCGTGACCAAGGTGCGCCTCGAAGCCTTCGAAGGTGAAACCGGCACCTCCTGA
- a CDS encoding ABC transporter substrate-binding protein, whose amino-acid sequence MKKPASIRSTGLFLLLLPMALTSCRATEPSTEIRFAFQNRVGSAIPIIAVEKGFFRQEGLNISPLRFNSGPECAEALYTGSADIGTMGDATALIALAKNPSMTVITRHASGEHRHRIMVARNSTLRSVEDLRGKTVAIKKGTSTYGGFLKLLDNRGVDPSSVRITDLSPSAMTEALLAGSIDAFVASEPTPSAAEENGGREIATLGGLGNNYPVLMIARRGYLEKHEKAVRHFMNALKKAENFIRENPSESVVIVGKATGLGTRTAAKAMKAHILETGLSPATLSSLERTARFLHKEGLIEKVPDLPSRTYRKTQ is encoded by the coding sequence ATGAAAAAACCAGCGTCAATCCGCTCAACCGGACTTTTTCTTCTGCTGCTGCCAATGGCTTTGACTTCATGCCGGGCGACTGAACCGTCAACTGAAATCCGCTTTGCCTTCCAGAACCGCGTCGGCAGCGCCATACCGATCATCGCCGTTGAAAAAGGGTTTTTCCGCCAGGAAGGATTGAACATCAGTCCGCTTCGTTTCAACAGCGGCCCCGAATGCGCGGAAGCCCTCTACACCGGATCGGCGGATATCGGCACGATGGGTGACGCAACCGCCCTGATAGCGCTCGCGAAGAACCCGTCCATGACAGTCATCACCCGTCACGCTTCGGGCGAACACCGCCACCGGATCATGGTGGCGCGAAACAGCACCCTGCGCTCTGTCGAAGACCTGCGGGGCAAAACGGTCGCGATAAAAAAAGGAACGTCCACCTACGGGGGGTTTCTGAAGCTGCTCGACAACAGGGGCGTCGATCCTTCCTCTGTCCGCATCACCGACCTTTCGCCATCAGCTATGACCGAAGCGCTGCTGGCCGGATCGATCGATGCTTTCGTAGCAAGCGAACCGACACCTTCGGCGGCGGAAGAAAACGGCGGACGGGAAATCGCCACGCTGGGCGGCCTGGGGAACAATTACCCGGTTCTCATGATAGCCCGGCGCGGATATCTCGAAAAGCATGAAAAAGCGGTTCGGCATTTCATGAATGCGCTGAAAAAGGCAGAAAATTTCATAAGGGAAAACCCATCCGAAAGCGTCGTGATCGTAGGGAAAGCGACAGGACTGGGAACAAGGACCGCCGCGAAAGCCATGAAAGCGCATATCCTCGAAACCGGCCTCAGCCCCGCCACACTGTCGAGTCTGGAACGCACCGCCCGCTTTTTGCACAAGGAGGGACTCATCGAAAAGGTTCCTGATCTGCCCTCGAGAACGTACCGGAAAACTCAGTGA
- a CDS encoding SDR family oxidoreductase: MTVKTGYDGRVLVAGATGKTGRWVVSRLLHYGVPARVLTRSEEKARTLGDVEIVTGKIQSEEDVAKAVEGCSAVISALGSSEVFGEASPGEVDRDGVIRLVDQAARAGVKHFGLVSSMAVTKWYHPLNLFAGVLSKKFEAEEHLREVFGKEGRSYTIVRPGGLKDGEPLQHELHVEQGDNMWSGWINRGDVAELLVVSLWTDKAKNKTFEVVNEGDETRRQESLEKYYDRLAG, from the coding sequence ATGACTGTAAAGACTGGATACGATGGAAGGGTGCTTGTCGCAGGGGCGACCGGAAAGACAGGGCGATGGGTGGTATCGAGGCTTCTGCACTACGGGGTGCCTGCAAGGGTGCTTACCCGTTCGGAAGAAAAAGCCCGCACGCTTGGTGATGTGGAGATCGTTACGGGAAAGATCCAGAGCGAAGAGGATGTGGCGAAGGCTGTCGAGGGATGTTCCGCTGTGATTTCAGCGCTTGGTTCGAGCGAGGTGTTCGGCGAGGCTTCCCCCGGCGAGGTCGACCGCGACGGAGTCATTCGCCTTGTCGATCAGGCGGCCAGGGCCGGCGTGAAGCATTTCGGGCTTGTCAGTTCGATGGCGGTGACGAAATGGTACCATCCGTTGAACCTTTTCGCGGGGGTCCTTTCCAAGAAATTCGAGGCCGAGGAGCACCTGCGGGAGGTATTCGGAAAGGAAGGCCGGAGTTATACGATCGTTCGACCCGGCGGGCTGAAGGACGGCGAACCTTTGCAGCACGAACTGCATGTCGAACAGGGCGACAACATGTGGAGCGGCTGGATAAACCGTGGAGACGTTGCGGAACTGCTGGTCGTCTCCCTCTGGACGGACAAGGCCAAAAACAAGACCTTCGAGGTCGTCAACGAGGGTGATGAGACACGGCGGCAGGAGAGCCTGGAAAAATATTATGACCGGCTCGCCGGCTGA
- the acpS gene encoding holo-ACP synthase produces MQINRGIGVDIVDIRRIRKSVEKYGERFLRRVLTETELAYCRKKADMMPSVAARFAAKEALSKAIGEGISEAFSFESVEILNDARGRPFVRVIDSSLDIEEEAVRISLSHDGDYAIAFVQVGY; encoded by the coding sequence ATGCAGATCAACCGGGGCATCGGGGTCGATATCGTCGATATCAGGCGGATCCGGAAGTCGGTGGAAAAATACGGTGAGCGGTTTCTCCGAAGGGTGCTGACGGAAACCGAACTCGCCTATTGCCGGAAAAAGGCGGACATGATGCCCAGCGTGGCGGCGCGCTTCGCGGCCAAGGAGGCCCTGTCAAAAGCGATTGGAGAGGGGATATCGGAGGCGTTTTCCTTCGAGAGTGTCGAGATTCTCAACGACGCCCGCGGCCGTCCTTTCGTCAGGGTGATCGATTCCAGCCTGGATATCGAGGAAGAGGCCGTGAGGATTTCCCTTTCCCATGACGGGGATTATGCGATTGCCTTTGTTCAGGTCGGGTATTGA
- a CDS encoding DMT family transporter — MSIILMLIASACFATMAAMIKGIGYSLPIPEIIFFRSILPLPFFLWTLALQKKRLLVTARKTLVLRSLFGVLAMSGFYYALANIPLAESVFLGRTQPLILAILAPLVIGEKPTGSVWIAIGTGILGIALILEPSFGWAPAAWASIGGASASAMAHLLVRKLNRTDDPATIVANFFMATALLSAVWTGPAFIMPTQHQWLLLAGVALFSTCGQYLMTLAYRLDQAPVVAAASYASIIFSVVYGYLFWQEVPPASAWVGGALIIAGSFILIRSRI, encoded by the coding sequence ATGAGCATCATTCTCATGCTCATCGCTTCAGCCTGTTTCGCCACGATGGCCGCGATGATCAAAGGAATAGGCTACTCGCTTCCTATCCCGGAGATCATTTTTTTCCGCAGCATCCTGCCGCTGCCCTTCTTTCTCTGGACACTCGCTCTTCAAAAAAAACGGCTGCTGGTAACCGCGCGCAAAACGCTTGTCCTGCGCTCGCTTTTCGGCGTGCTGGCGATGAGCGGCTTCTATTACGCCCTGGCCAATATCCCGCTTGCGGAAAGCGTCTTTCTCGGCAGGACCCAGCCGCTGATCCTGGCGATCCTCGCGCCCCTGGTCATCGGTGAGAAACCTACCGGCAGCGTGTGGATCGCGATCGGCACCGGAATACTCGGCATCGCACTCATTCTCGAGCCGTCGTTCGGCTGGGCTCCGGCAGCCTGGGCGAGCATCGGGGGCGCCTCGGCGTCAGCGATGGCTCACCTGCTGGTCAGAAAGCTGAACCGCACGGACGACCCCGCAACCATCGTCGCGAACTTCTTTATGGCGACCGCCCTTCTGAGCGCCGTCTGGACAGGCCCCGCGTTCATCATGCCGACGCAGCACCAGTGGCTGCTGCTTGCAGGCGTCGCGCTGTTTTCGACATGCGGCCAGTACCTGATGACCCTCGCCTACAGACTGGATCAAGCCCCGGTCGTGGCGGCGGCCAGTTACGCCTCGATTATCTTCTCCGTCGTCTACGGCTATCTTTTCTGGCAGGAAGTCCCGCCCGCATCCGCATGGGTGGGAGGCGCGCTGATCATAGCGGGCTCTTTCATCCTGATACGCTCGAGGATATGA
- a CDS encoding TRC40/GET3/ArsA family transport-energizing ATPase has protein sequence MRLILMTGKGGVGKTSMAAATGLGCAAKGYKTLVLSTDPAHSLADSFAVELDHEPKMICQNLWAAELDVLEELEKNWGSVKRYITEVLQARGLEGVQAEELAILPGSDEIFGLVRVFRHHKEGQFDVLIIDSAPTGTALRLLSIPEVTGWYMRRFYKPFEKVAMTLRPVVEPIFRPLAGFSLPDKEMMDVPYEFYQKIEHLGEILKDGNVTSVRLVTNPERMVINESLRAHAYLSLYDISTDLIIANRIIPDEVTDPYFEYWKRNQREYRQEIHENFSPLPVKEVPLYSREICGLDSLEKLRELLYGDEDPSLVYHRESTMRINQMKNGYALELSLPGIRKDRLEISKRGDELNVRIGNHRRNIVLPQALASLKTAGAEMEDEVLRIMFQEENARKASGREKKR, from the coding sequence ATGCGATTGATTCTCATGACAGGGAAAGGCGGAGTCGGAAAAACGTCGATGGCGGCCGCGACCGGACTGGGTTGCGCCGCAAAAGGGTACAAGACTCTCGTGCTGAGTACCGATCCGGCACACTCCCTCGCTGACAGTTTCGCCGTCGAACTCGATCACGAGCCGAAAATGATTTGCCAGAACCTCTGGGCGGCCGAACTTGACGTGCTCGAGGAACTAGAAAAGAACTGGGGTTCGGTAAAGCGCTATATCACCGAAGTGCTCCAGGCCAGGGGGCTCGAGGGCGTGCAGGCGGAGGAACTGGCCATTCTGCCCGGTTCAGACGAGATTTTCGGACTGGTGAGGGTTTTTCGCCACCACAAGGAGGGTCAGTTCGACGTGCTGATCATCGATTCGGCGCCGACGGGCACGGCGTTGCGTCTTTTGAGCATCCCCGAGGTCACCGGCTGGTACATGAGACGTTTCTACAAGCCGTTCGAGAAGGTCGCCATGACGTTACGGCCAGTCGTCGAGCCTATTTTTCGACCGCTTGCAGGATTTTCGCTTCCCGACAAGGAGATGATGGACGTTCCGTACGAATTCTACCAGAAAATCGAACATCTGGGTGAAATCCTCAAAGACGGTAACGTGACCTCCGTCCGTCTGGTGACCAATCCCGAGCGCATGGTGATCAACGAGTCTCTCAGGGCGCACGCCTATCTGAGCCTCTACGACATCTCGACCGATCTCATCATAGCCAACAGGATCATTCCGGACGAGGTCACCGATCCCTATTTTGAGTACTGGAAAAGAAACCAGAGGGAATACCGGCAGGAGATCCACGAGAATTTCAGTCCGCTGCCCGTCAAGGAGGTTCCGCTCTATTCGAGGGAGATATGCGGCCTCGATTCGCTCGAGAAGCTGCGGGAACTGCTCTATGGCGACGAGGATCCATCGCTCGTCTATCACCGTGAGAGCACGATGAGGATCAACCAGATGAAAAACGGCTACGCGCTTGAACTTTCCCTGCCCGGCATACGCAAGGACCGGCTGGAGATAAGCAAGCGGGGAGATGAACTGAACGTGAGGATCGGCAATCACCGCAGGAATATCGTGCTTCCCCAGGCGCTTGCGTCCCTCAAGACGGCCGGAGCAGAGATGGAAGACGAGGTGTTGAGGATAATGTTTCAGGAGGAAAACGCCCGAAAAGCCTCCGGAAGAGAGAAAAAACGCTGA